One Arthrobacter sp. B3I4 genomic window, AGCTCCCGGCCCCAGGCAACGGCCGGGGCGAGCTTCATCGACGCGGCACTCCAGGACCACTACCGGGAGTGGGACCTGGCATCGCTGGGACTTGGCCATGAGTGGACCACCGTGTTCATCACGCCGCAATTCACCACCTCGCGCCACGTCGTTGCCCTGGTCTACGCCCCCGGCGCCCGGCAGCCGGCCCTGGTCGTGAAGGTTCCGCGCTGCCCCGGGGACAACGAGGGCGTCCAGCGGGAAGCGGACATGCTCCGGCAACTTCGCGCTCTAAGCGGCGGGCAGGTGGAGGGAGTTCCCCGCATTGTCGCGACGTTGGAGGCCGGGGCCTACACCGTCCTCGTGGAGACTCCGCTGACCGGCCCGCCCCTGGATCCGGACCGGGTGGCAGCAAACTTGCCCGCCGCCGTCGCGCTCGGCGTCGACTTCGTTGACTCCCTGCCCTGCACTCTCCCAGGGTCGACCAACGAGGGCTGGTACGAGCGGACGGTGGAGCACCCGCTCGAAGCGCTGGCTGCACTCCTGTCCGGGGACGCCGAAATTGTGGAGCTTGTCCACCGCACGCACAAGCTGCTGGAGCCGCTGCGCTCCGAGGCTTTGCCGGCGGTGTTCGAGCACGCGGATCTAAGCCACCCCAACCTCTTGGTGCGTCCAGGAGGGGGGCTTCAAGTGATGGACTGGGAGCGGGCCTCGGCCTACGGGATTCCGGGGCACGATCTCACCTTCTACTTGCAGTACCTCAGCGAATCCTCGGAGCAGGCGTTTGAGCGCCCCGCCCAGCTCGCGGCCTTCGACTCGGCCTTCGGGCCGGACGGCTGGGCGCTGGCGCCCCTGCGGCGGCACTTGCTGCTCCGCGATGTCCACCCGGAACTTCTTCCCCAGGTCGTCCTCGCTACCTGGGCACGGTCGGCGTCAACGCTGGCCTACCGTTTGGCGGCCGAGGTGGGCCCAGCGGCCGGGATGGGCGACGTGCGGCAGGCGGTGCTCAATGACCGGGACTTCTGGCTCTGGAGGCACGCCGCCGCGGAACTGCACTGAGCGTCCGTTCGCACGCCGCCGCGGAACTGCACTGAGCGTCCGTTCGCACGC contains:
- a CDS encoding phosphotransferase family protein, whose amino-acid sequence is MPRSGLRSGSSRPQATAGASFIDAALQDHYREWDLASLGLGHEWTTVFITPQFTTSRHVVALVYAPGARQPALVVKVPRCPGDNEGVQREADMLRQLRALSGGQVEGVPRIVATLEAGAYTVLVETPLTGPPLDPDRVAANLPAAVALGVDFVDSLPCTLPGSTNEGWYERTVEHPLEALAALLSGDAEIVELVHRTHKLLEPLRSEALPAVFEHADLSHPNLLVRPGGGLQVMDWERASAYGIPGHDLTFYLQYLSESSEQAFERPAQLAAFDSAFGPDGWALAPLRRHLLLRDVHPELLPQVVLATWARSASTLAYRLAAEVGPAAGMGDVRQAVLNDRDFWLWRHAAAELH